Proteins co-encoded in one Acinetobacter lwoffii genomic window:
- the prpB gene encoding methylisocitrate lyase — MTEQMSAGLRFRQALEIEKPLQIMGTVNAYAAMMAKQVGYKAIYLSGAGVANYSYGLPDLGMTSLDNVLEDVRRITERVDTPLLVDIDTGWGGALNIARTIKQMIAAGVAAVHIEDQVAQKRCGHRPNKEIVSQQEMVDRIKAAVDAKTDSNFVVMARTDALQKEGLQAVIDRACACVEAGADAIFAEAMTDITMYRTVCDAVGVPVLANITEFGDTPYYTVDELAEQGIGMVLYPLSATRAMQKAALEVMRSVREHGTQVNVLDIMQQRKELYEFLDYHSFEDTLDKLFKQEN; from the coding sequence ATGACAGAACAAATGTCTGCAGGTTTAAGATTTAGACAAGCACTTGAAATCGAGAAACCATTGCAAATTATGGGCACGGTAAATGCCTATGCTGCCATGATGGCCAAACAAGTCGGTTATAAAGCCATTTATTTATCAGGTGCGGGTGTCGCGAATTATTCTTATGGTTTGCCTGACCTGGGCATGACCAGCCTGGATAATGTTCTTGAAGATGTACGCCGGATCACTGAGCGTGTCGATACCCCTTTATTGGTCGATATTGATACCGGTTGGGGCGGTGCATTAAATATTGCCCGCACAATCAAACAGATGATTGCTGCAGGAGTCGCTGCGGTTCATATTGAAGACCAGGTGGCACAGAAGCGTTGTGGTCATCGTCCAAATAAAGAAATCGTATCGCAACAGGAAATGGTCGATCGTATCAAAGCTGCAGTAGATGCGAAAACCGATTCCAACTTTGTAGTGATGGCGCGTACCGATGCGCTGCAAAAAGAAGGCCTGCAAGCAGTGATTGACCGTGCTTGTGCGTGCGTTGAAGCGGGCGCAGATGCGATCTTTGCTGAGGCGATGACTGATATCACCATGTACCGTACAGTGTGTGATGCGGTCGGTGTGCCAGTCTTGGCGAATATTACCGAATTTGGTGATACACCCTATTATACGGTAGATGAACTGGCTGAGCAGGGCATTGGCATGGTGCTGTATCCATTGTCAGCGACACGTGCCATGCAAAAAGCCGCACTTGAAGTGATGCGTTCAGTACGCGAACATGGTACTCAGGTAAATGTGCTGGATATTATGCAACAACGAAAAGAACTCTACGAATTTTTAGATTATCACAGCTTCGAAGACACATTAGATAAACTGTTTAAACAGGAGAATTAA
- a CDS encoding TetR/AcrR family transcriptional regulator, with protein MQDLALEPLAKDLPQTKRGHERCIALLISATELFLERGYDAVSLDDIVQHAGGSKASIYKYFGNKEGLFKAICDYRRIKFFEDISIPIELMALDFRSYLVHTLLNFYHQIMQPENSAFMRLVLEQSQRNPELAQHIHERGPVHVQSAIATALEQADAQGLLHCENPQYSAQLYFGILRNLEWRILMGIPVQEDDQEIDKYISYCVDRFLDGHQKV; from the coding sequence ATGCAAGACCTCGCCCTAGAACCGCTCGCCAAAGATCTGCCACAGACCAAACGTGGTCATGAGCGCTGTATTGCGCTGCTGATCAGTGCAACCGAGCTATTTCTGGAACGAGGTTATGATGCTGTGTCTCTGGATGATATCGTTCAGCATGCCGGTGGCTCTAAAGCCTCTATTTATAAGTACTTTGGCAATAAAGAAGGCTTGTTTAAAGCCATCTGCGATTATCGTCGTATCAAGTTTTTTGAAGATATCAGTATTCCAATCGAACTGATGGCACTGGATTTTCGTAGTTATTTAGTACACACGCTACTCAATTTTTATCACCAGATCATGCAACCTGAAAACTCGGCCTTTATGCGTCTGGTACTGGAACAGAGTCAGCGCAATCCGGAACTTGCTCAGCATATCCATGAGCGAGGCCCGGTGCATGTGCAAAGTGCCATTGCTACGGCTTTAGAACAGGCAGATGCGCAAGGTTTATTGCATTGCGAGAATCCGCAATATTCGGCGCAGCTGTATTTTGGTATTTTGCGCAATCTGGAATGGCGTATTCTGATGGGAATTCCGGTACAGGAAGATGATCAGGAAATCGACAAATACATCAGTTATTGTGTGGATCGCTTTTTAGACGGTCACCAAAAAGTCTAG
- the argF gene encoding ornithine carbamoyltransferase gives MALRHFLTLRDLSTLELNQILQRAIELKRKQHNNEVFQPFVGKVMGMIFEKSSTRTRVSFEAGMSQFGGSAIFLSSRDTQLGRGEPIEDSARVISSMLDIVMIRTFGHDIVERFASYSKVPVINALTDDHHPCQLLADMQTYVEQRGSIEGKTVAWIGDGNNMCNSYIEAAHMWGFNLKIAAPKGYEPQEKFLSEFAHCVELVPSAEDAAVNADLIVTDVWASMGQEEEQKIREKAFADYQVNERLMDLAHPDCLFMHCLPAHRGEEISENLLDHKNAVVWDEAENRLHAQKALVEFLINENLKKD, from the coding sequence ATGGCTCTCCGTCACTTTCTCACCTTACGCGATTTATCAACTTTAGAACTTAACCAGATTTTGCAACGCGCAATTGAGCTTAAGCGCAAACAGCATAACAATGAAGTGTTCCAACCATTTGTTGGTAAAGTGATGGGCATGATTTTTGAGAAATCGAGTACCCGTACGCGTGTTTCGTTTGAAGCTGGCATGAGCCAATTTGGTGGTAGCGCGATTTTCCTGTCTTCACGCGATACCCAGTTAGGTCGTGGTGAACCGATTGAAGATTCTGCACGTGTGATTTCAAGCATGCTGGATATCGTGATGATCCGTACTTTTGGTCATGATATCGTGGAGCGTTTTGCATCCTATTCTAAGGTTCCAGTGATCAATGCACTGACTGATGATCACCACCCTTGCCAGCTGCTTGCTGATATGCAGACCTATGTCGAGCAACGTGGCTCAATCGAAGGGAAAACTGTGGCCTGGATTGGTGATGGCAACAATATGTGTAACTCTTATATTGAGGCTGCACATATGTGGGGCTTTAATCTGAAAATTGCAGCACCAAAAGGCTATGAGCCACAAGAAAAATTCCTGTCTGAATTTGCGCATTGTGTGGAACTGGTTCCTTCTGCTGAAGATGCAGCGGTGAATGCTGATCTGATCGTCACTGATGTTTGGGCAAGCATGGGGCAGGAAGAAGAACAGAAGATCCGTGAAAAAGCCTTTGCAGATTATCAGGTCAATGAACGTCTGATGGATCTTGCACATCCGGATTGCTTGTTTATGCACTGCTTGCCTGCGCATCGTGGTGAAGAGATTTCAGAAAATCTGCTTGACCATAAAAATGCTGTAGTTTGGGATGAAGCTGAAAATCGCTTGCACGCGCAAAAAGCTTTGGTTGAATTCCTGATTAATGAAAATCTGAAAAAAGACTAA
- a CDS encoding YnfA family protein, whose amino-acid sequence MDIQVSKLFTTFLLFLVTALMEILGCYFPYLILNQGRSHWLWIPTALALAAFVWLLTLHPAASGRIYAAYGGIYIFSALIWLRFVDQVTLSRWDLLGGMVVILGALIIILQPQGLVR is encoded by the coding sequence ATGGATATTCAAGTTAGCAAGCTGTTCACGACATTTTTACTGTTTTTAGTCACGGCATTGATGGAAATTTTAGGTTGTTATTTTCCCTACCTGATTTTAAATCAGGGAAGAAGCCACTGGTTATGGATTCCGACAGCTCTGGCTTTGGCGGCTTTTGTCTGGCTGTTAACCTTACATCCAGCTGCTTCAGGACGGATCTATGCCGCTTATGGTGGTATCTATATTTTTTCAGCGCTAATATGGTTGCGTTTCGTTGATCAAGTCACACTGTCACGTTGGGATCTGCTTGGTGGCATGGTGGTAATACTGGGCGCGTTGATTATTATTTTGCAGCCGCAGGGTCTGGTGCGTTAG